CAGTGCCGACACTATCTAGCATAGGGTCATTTCTACAATATGTAACACATGTATAGTCTACCCCTTTGGGGTATTGCAATAGATTGAGTTGCTGATTCTCAACACCATGCAAATATGTGGCGAGTTTATATCCAGATCCACTTTAACCGAAAAGACTACAAGAGATGATATGATACCTGTAGCAAATTGAAGGAGAGTTTCCTGATCATAGTCACTAAGATCATCAAAAAATATTCCACCCACCCCACGCCGTTCACCACGATGCTGCGGTCAAACGCAAATAACCATCTCCATGACTTGTTCTGGTGACCAGACAAGCATGATAACTGTCTAGTGCATAATACTGAATAAGAAGAACAACATATAGCATTTTTTTTTATGTCTGGATAAATTCAACCATGAGATTTGCCATGTGTCAGTGACAAAAAAAATTGTCAATTAAAAAATTACAGTAGTAGGTAACATCAAATGAAAATCTGAACAAACTGACCTTGATATAAAAGTAATCATCACACCATTTTTTGAATCTAGGATAAAAGCCAGGATCAAATTTATCACACGTTTGTTTCTGAACCTGAAAGGGTCCAATAGTGAACAAATGAGTTATCCAACAAACACATAGCAATTAAACAAATGTCAAACACAACAGCCTTGAACAAGCTGCTTTTggcaaaaaataaaaacatagcATAACTGGATCGAAATTTCTGTTCAACAAATGGAGGAGGTATTGACATACGGAATGGAAGTGTTTGATATCCTCTTCAATGATATATGAAGGCGTCAGGTCAGTACCACCTCCAAACCACCACTGCCTAGGTGCACCAGGTGCATCTGCAGAGAACGGTGCATCATCCTCCATGATATCTGAAGTTATGGAAAGTTCAAGAAATAGAACAGTTCAGTTTATTTGCGTTGTCAGCACTATTAGTACCTTTAGGTGCCTCTGTTTCGAAATACCGGTAGTTGAAATGCATTGTTGGAGCAAATGGGTTCACTGGATGAATGACCTGACAGCAGAACAAGAACcttatcaaaacaaaaacaattcTTGATTATAAACTGGGTCAAGAACTGAgcacgtttttttttctttttttcccccaaAGTAAGAATTTTGCTCAACTTGGATGCTGCTTGTACTGAATTTCTGAACCTCCTGTAGCAAGCAAATTTCTGAACGATGCGAAATATGCAGTTATGCACACGCCATTGGTTAGTGACAATGCTGTACGCGGCGAGAGGAATCTCACTCACCGAACTGATGCCGGCCGCGAAGAAGGCCACCGGCCCGGCCTTCTcccctccagccgccgccgccgcggcggcttcAGGCCTCGCCGCGCGGTACGCCTCAGGAGGCATGACCCCGTAGACCACGGAGACGTTCACCGCGGCCTTCTCGAACACGCGGCCGCCCTGGAGCACGCGGCtgattccgccgccgccgccggggcgcgtCCAGGCGTCCTCCCGGAACagcgcaccaccgccgccgccgtcccttgCGCCTCCCTCGACCGCCTCGAGCTCCGCGCAGACCTCCGCCTGCACGCGCCGGATCATGCGCTCGAACCGCGCGCGCACTGACTCCGGggacgccccctcctcctcgcggaggaaggtcgccggcgccgcgagcTCCGGCGTCTCCCTCTCCATGAGAGCGAAAGTGAGCGAGACAAGACTTATCTATTCCACAATTAATCGAGAAATTATGTCCGTTGATAACTTGATATGCATCAAATCAGATCAAACCGAGCATTATTCTTAGCGCAAAGCCTGCTTAAAAGTAtctgaataaaaaaataattgacAAGAGATGATGAAGGAAAATATACAGAATAAATACTTGTTATACCTTTTGTACAATCTTCACCGTACTTCTTTCTCTATACTCCTACCCCTTTTAAATACTACATGTTCACCTTAGAAAATATTTATTGAGGATTAGATATCGTTTTTATCTACATGCTTAGAGCATCTCTAATAGCCTCCCATTTTTTCTCCTCAATCTTATTATTTGTCAACTCCCCAAATAAATatggagagaaaaaaatgacTATCTCCAAGAGCACCCCATTTtaacatcccaaaattatgACCCTACTGGACAATTGACTAATTACAACCCTACCACTCTAattcctcctcttccccctccCCACGCCGCGAATGGGTCCTGCCCCCCATCCATGCTACCAGGTGGGGCAAGTCGCCCGCCATGCCCGTCTCACCCCGCTCCCGCAGCCTTGAAACAGCCCCACTCCGCGCGTCGTCCCTCGTCTTGCTTCTATGCCGGGGCTGCACGGTCGCCGCAGCGGCCTCTGCGCATCGCCCACAAGCCCGGAGGCCCGCGTCTTGCTCTCCGCGCTCTCGTCCGTCCGCGACGCCGTCTCCTGCAACACTGTCCTCGCCGTGCTCTAGCGCCGCTCGGGGGACCTCCCGCGGcgctctccctcctctgccacATGTCACGGGAGCTCCACCCGGGCGGCCGCCCCACCGCTATCTCCTACACCATAGTCATCCGCGCGGCGGGAGGGACCGGAGCGCGGAGGAAGGGAGCGGTTAGACGTCATCGGGGAGATAGGAGGGGAGGCAGTCCGAGGGAGATGGAGGGGAACGGAGAGTGTGGGAGGTGGAGCTGGTGCTTGAAGCGCCAGATGGGGGGCGCGCTTGAGGGAGACAATGAGGTAGATGGGCCCCGGCGCCGGGGACGATGATGCTCAGTGTGTAGAGGTGAGGATAACGTGTTGGATTAAAAATTGTAGAGACAATTGGATGGTGACAAATAGCTGATCTCTTATTGATCTCAAGGTTACATATATATAGGGAATTACAGGATTGACGTTATAGATAACATTAGTGCTATCTTTTAATTCTCTCTCACAGCAATAAGGCTCATTCATGCCCTTAACCATGGCTGTTACAATAGCCTTAACAATGGTTGTTACCATGACTTTCATGGTCTCAACCATGACTGCTGTTTTGATGAGATCAAATAAAGACATATAAAAGTTTTTATTGACAAAGGAAAGAAAAGTGATCCTTAGCCTCTTTTTAgtagtatatatatagatatagagATAATGCAAGGTTCATCTATAAAAACTTTTTGCAGTCTTTCTCGCCTTTATCTTTGCTAAGTAATCTACAGCAATCCATGGAAAGCTGAATCTTGGAGGCATTTCCCTTGATCGTTGGATCCAGTTGGGGTGATATGTTACCTGGTACCACGCGGATGCTTTGGTCTCATACACTAGATTTTTCTTCTCCATGGATATCTCAGCATTGCCTTCAAATATACTTCGGTACTCCTGGTGGAGTTGGAAATATAAGTCGTTGAGCCTCTCTTGTGTCTCATAGTCTCGCTTCTTATTGTCTCCTGTAAGAGACCATGCCTCCCCTATCACAAGCTCTGCTTCAGTGCGCACACCGTATTGACTAAGTAACGCATTCAACTGCTCTTCGTACGAGCACTTGCACTGCCAAGCATCCTCGAG
The Panicum virgatum strain AP13 chromosome 6N, P.virgatum_v5, whole genome shotgun sequence genome window above contains:
- the LOC120679101 gene encoding oxygen-dependent coproporphyrinogen-III oxidase, chloroplastic-like isoform X1; its protein translation is MERETPELAAPATFLREEEGASPESVRARFERMIRRVQAEVCAELEAVEGGARDGGGGGALFREDAWTRPGGGGGISRVLQGGRVFEKAAVNVSVVYGVMPPEAYRAARPEAAAAAAAGGEKAGPVAFFAAGISSVIHPVNPFAPTMHFNYRYFETEAPKDIMEDDAPFSADAPGAPRQWWFGGGTDLTPSYIIEEDIKHFHSVQKQTCDKFDPGFYPRFKKWCDDYFYIKHRGERRGVGGIFFDDLSDYDQETLLQFATECADSVLPAYIPIIERRKDIPFTEEHKAWQQLRRGRYVEFNLVYDRGTTFGLKTGGRIESILVSLPLTARWEYDHKPEVGSEEWKLLDTCINPREWI
- the LOC120679101 gene encoding oxygen-dependent coproporphyrinogen-III oxidase, chloroplastic-like isoform X2, with the protein product MERETPELAAPATFLREEEGASPESVRARFERMIRRVQAEVCAELEAVEGGARDGGGGGALFREDAWTRPGGGGGISRVLQGGRVFEKAAVNVSVVYGVMPPEAYRAARPEAAAAAAAGGEKAGPVAFFAAGISSVIHPVNPFAPTMHFNYRYFETEAPKDAPGAPRQWWFGGGTDLTPSYIIEEDIKHFHSVQKQTCDKFDPGFYPRFKKWCDDYFYIKHRGERRGVGGIFFDDLSDYDQETLLQFATECADSVLPAYIPIIERRKDIPFTEEHKAWQQLRRGRYVEFNLVYDRGTTFGLKTGGRIESILVSLPLTARWEYDHKPEVGSEEWKLLDTCINPREWI